In one window of Sphingomonas glaciei DNA:
- a CDS encoding shikimate dehydrogenase family protein, with protein sequence MIGDPVSHSKSPLIHRFWLGKLGLTYDYGTTRVSADQLPAYLERRRADPLWAGCNVTMPLKVEALAHLAEVSPEVRSVGATNTITRVGEDARLRGHNTDLLGVREPLQAWLKGEDFFTASVIGTGGAAAAATVALLQGPAPSTLVSYGRTYDSAIAFRRRFDPVDAEHLSAPISDLSRAGKAGDHPSLLVNASPLGMRGQPPLVVDLSEMAPGSIVFDMVYDPVETDLIRQARDCGLVALDGLIMLVAQAAAAFELLFCEPAPREHDAELRELLTA encoded by the coding sequence GTGATCGGCGATCCGGTCAGCCACAGCAAGTCGCCGCTGATCCATCGCTTCTGGCTCGGCAAGCTGGGGCTTACCTACGATTATGGCACGACTCGCGTGAGCGCCGACCAGCTGCCTGCCTATCTTGAGCGACGGCGAGCCGATCCATTGTGGGCCGGCTGCAATGTCACCATGCCGCTCAAGGTCGAGGCGCTTGCGCACCTTGCTGAGGTGTCGCCCGAGGTCAGGTCAGTCGGCGCCACGAACACAATCACTCGTGTGGGGGAGGATGCCCGCCTGCGAGGGCATAATACGGACCTGCTGGGGGTGCGCGAGCCCTTGCAGGCGTGGCTTAAGGGCGAAGACTTCTTCACCGCAAGCGTGATCGGGACGGGTGGTGCTGCCGCCGCCGCTACCGTCGCGCTTCTGCAAGGCCCCGCTCCGAGCACGCTAGTCTCTTACGGACGGACCTACGACAGTGCGATTGCCTTTAGGCGGCGCTTTGACCCCGTGGATGCCGAACATCTTTCCGCGCCGATCAGCGACCTGTCACGGGCAGGGAAAGCGGGGGATCACCCTTCGCTGCTGGTCAATGCCTCTCCGCTCGGCATGCGTGGCCAACCTCCTCTGGTTGTCGACCTGAGCGAAATGGCGCCGGGATCAATCGTGTTCGACATGGTCTATGACCCGGTCGAGACCGATCTCATTCGACAGGCGCGGGATTGTGGCCTTGTCGCCCTCGACGGCCTGATCATGCTCGTCGCGCAGGCCGCCGCCGCGTTCGAACTCTTGTTCTGCGAGCCAGCCCCGCGCGAACATGATGCCGAGCTTCGGGAGTTGCTCACCGCATGA
- a CDS encoding Maf family nucleotide pyrophosphatase codes for MTLILASTSPIRGTLLANAGVAYAAEAPGVDEAALKTGFAGDDAALTVALGEAKAMAVSTRRPDALVIGSDSLVSIEGRRFDKPAGRETAAEHLRFFSGKVMELTSAAVLVERGENVWSHAARARLKVRPLSEEFIDSYLEADWPEVSYCVGVFRLEGPGVQLFESIDGDHFTILGLPLLPLLVALRQRGVLAS; via the coding sequence GTGACCCTGATCCTGGCCTCGACCTCGCCGATCCGCGGCACCCTGCTGGCCAATGCTGGGGTCGCCTATGCCGCCGAAGCGCCGGGCGTCGACGAGGCGGCGCTCAAGACCGGCTTCGCGGGCGACGATGCGGCGCTAACGGTGGCGCTGGGCGAGGCCAAGGCGATGGCGGTGTCGACGCGACGGCCAGATGCCTTGGTGATCGGAAGCGACAGCTTGGTCAGCATCGAGGGTCGCCGCTTCGACAAGCCGGCCGGGCGGGAGACCGCGGCCGAGCACCTGCGCTTCTTTTCGGGCAAGGTGATGGAGCTGACGAGCGCGGCGGTGCTGGTCGAGCGCGGTGAGAACGTCTGGAGCCACGCCGCGCGCGCCCGGCTGAAGGTCCGGCCGCTGAGCGAGGAGTTCATCGATAGCTATCTCGAGGCGGATTGGCCCGAGGTCAGCTATTGCGTCGGCGTGTTCCGGCTCGAAGGGCCAGGCGTGCAATTGTTCGAGAGTATCGATGGCGATCACTTCACCATCCTCGGCCTGCCCCTGCTGCCGCTGCTGGTCGCGCTGCGGCAGCGGGGCGTTCTGGCGTCATGA
- the hemE gene encoding uroporphyrinogen decarboxylase, giving the protein MADQSSEQAIDKPLLAVLRGERRDPPPVWMMRQAGRYLPEYRALRAEKGGFLDMVYDPAAAAEITLQPLRRFPLDAAILFSDILIVPHALGQELTFVAGEGPRLAPPLSGAELTAFTPRPERFEAIYETVRQVKAQLAPSTTFLGFAGSPWTVATYMVAGEGSREQADARTLAYLDPGKFAAIVAAIEEATVTYLVGQADAGVDAVQLFDSWSGSLAPSEFERWVIAPTARIVASLRALRPGLTIIGFPKGAGGKLPAYARETGVDALGLDETVDPVWAHASLPANMPVQGNLDPLALLAGGEALEKAVGRVLSALEERPHVFNLGHGIGQFTPIEHVEQMFRSLGKAA; this is encoded by the coding sequence GTGGCCGACCAGTCTTCGGAACAAGCGATCGACAAGCCGCTTCTGGCGGTGCTCCGGGGTGAGCGTCGCGACCCGCCGCCGGTCTGGATGATGCGCCAGGCCGGGCGCTACCTGCCCGAATATCGCGCCCTGCGTGCCGAAAAGGGCGGCTTCCTCGACATGGTCTACGATCCCGCCGCCGCGGCCGAGATCACGCTCCAGCCGCTGCGCCGCTTTCCGCTCGACGCCGCCATCCTGTTTTCCGACATCCTGATCGTGCCCCATGCGCTGGGACAGGAGCTGACCTTCGTCGCCGGCGAAGGCCCGCGCCTCGCCCCGCCGCTCAGCGGTGCCGAGCTGACCGCCTTCACCCCCCGGCCCGAGCGTTTTGAGGCCATCTACGAGACCGTCCGGCAGGTGAAGGCCCAGCTGGCGCCATCGACCACCTTCCTCGGCTTTGCAGGCTCTCCCTGGACCGTTGCGACCTACATGGTCGCGGGCGAAGGCAGCCGCGAGCAGGCCGACGCCCGCACCCTCGCCTATCTCGATCCCGGCAAGTTCGCCGCGATCGTCGCCGCGATCGAAGAAGCCACCGTCACCTATCTCGTCGGCCAGGCCGATGCCGGGGTTGATGCGGTGCAATTGTTCGACAGCTGGTCGGGCAGCCTCGCTCCGTCCGAGTTCGAGCGCTGGGTGATCGCCCCAACCGCTCGGATCGTCGCGAGCCTTCGCGCGCTTCGTCCCGGCCTCACCATCATCGGCTTCCCCAAGGGCGCCGGCGGCAAACTTCCCGCCTATGCCCGCGAGACCGGAGTCGATGCGCTCGGCCTCGACGAGACAGTCGATCCGGTCTGGGCGCATGCCAGCCTTCCGGCGAACATGCCGGTCCAGGGCAATCTCGATCCCCTCGCGCTGCTGGCCGGCGGCGAAGCGCTGGAGAAGGCGGTCGGGCGGGTCCTGTCGGCGCTCGAGGAACGGCCGCATGTCTTCAACCTTGGCCACGGGATTGGCCAATTCACCCCCATCGAGCATGTGGAGCAGATGTTTCGCTCCCTCGGAAAGGCTGCGTGA
- a CDS encoding CopD family protein: protein MLDSAIGFLGNAYLWVKAAHLTFVIFWIAGLFLLPRFYVYHHATTPGSAEDRAWVERERRTRAIILGPAMIIVWVLGIALAVHLGAWTQGWFHAKLLLVILLSGFQGWLGSYGRKLARGDRPLENKTLRIMNEVPGIMTAIIVVLVIVKPF, encoded by the coding sequence ATGCTCGACAGCGCGATCGGCTTCCTCGGCAATGCCTATCTGTGGGTGAAGGCCGCCCACCTCACGTTCGTCATCTTCTGGATCGCGGGCCTGTTCCTGTTGCCGCGCTTCTACGTCTACCACCATGCGACGACCCCAGGATCGGCCGAGGATCGCGCGTGGGTTGAGCGCGAGCGCCGTACGCGTGCGATCATCCTCGGGCCGGCGATGATCATCGTGTGGGTGCTCGGGATCGCCCTGGCGGTGCACCTGGGGGCGTGGACCCAGGGCTGGTTCCACGCCAAACTGCTGCTGGTGATCCTGCTCAGCGGCTTCCAGGGCTGGCTCGGGTCCTACGGTCGCAAGCTCGCCCGCGGCGATCGCCCGTTGGAGAACAAGACGCTGCGAATCATGAACGAGGTTCCCGGCATCATGACCGCGATCATCGTCGTGCTGGTGATCGTCAAACCGTTCTGA
- the rho gene encoding transcription termination factor Rho, producing MHLKDLKQKTPAQLVAQAEEMGIEGASTLRKQDLLFSILKVRAESGAEIMGSGTIEVLNDGFGFLRSAEANYLAGPDDIYVTPQIVRRFGLRTGDTVEGEIRAPKDGERYFALNRITSINFDEPDALRHRVNFDNLTPLYPDAKLKLDTLDPTIKDKSARVIDIVSPLGKGQRALIVAPPRTGKTVLLQNIARAITDNNPEVFLIVLLIDERPEEVTDMQRSVKGEVVSSTFDEPAQRHVQVAEMVIEKAKRLVEHKKDVVILLDSITRLGRAYNTVVPSSGKVLTGGVDANALQRPKRFFGAARNIEEGGSLSIIATALIDTGSKMDEVIFEEFKGTGNSEIVLDRKVADKRIFPALDVGKSGTRKEELLVPQNTLTKMWVLRRILMQMGTVDAMQFLLDKMRDAKSNEDFFASMNQ from the coding sequence ATGCATCTCAAGGACCTCAAGCAGAAGACCCCCGCCCAACTCGTCGCGCAAGCCGAAGAGATGGGAATCGAGGGCGCGTCGACGCTGCGCAAACAGGACCTCCTCTTTTCCATCCTCAAGGTCCGCGCCGAAAGTGGCGCCGAGATCATGGGGAGCGGCACCATCGAAGTGCTCAACGACGGCTTCGGCTTCCTCCGCAGCGCCGAGGCGAATTATCTCGCCGGCCCGGACGACATTTACGTCACGCCACAGATCGTACGCCGTTTCGGCCTGCGCACCGGTGACACGGTCGAAGGTGAGATCCGCGCCCCCAAGGATGGCGAGCGCTATTTCGCGCTGAACCGGATTACCTCGATCAACTTCGATGAGCCCGATGCGCTTCGTCACCGGGTCAATTTCGACAATCTGACTCCGCTCTACCCGGACGCGAAGCTCAAGCTCGACACGCTCGACCCGACCATCAAGGACAAGTCGGCGCGCGTGATCGACATCGTCTCGCCGCTCGGCAAGGGCCAGCGCGCGCTGATCGTTGCGCCGCCGCGCACCGGCAAGACCGTGCTGCTGCAGAACATCGCGCGCGCGATCACCGACAACAATCCCGAAGTCTTCCTGATCGTCCTGCTGATCGACGAGCGGCCCGAAGAAGTCACCGACATGCAGCGGAGCGTGAAGGGCGAGGTCGTCTCCTCGACCTTTGACGAACCCGCGCAGCGCCACGTCCAGGTCGCCGAAATGGTGATCGAAAAGGCCAAGCGGCTGGTCGAGCACAAGAAGGATGTCGTCATCCTCCTCGACTCGATCACCCGCCTAGGTCGCGCCTACAACACCGTCGTGCCGAGCTCGGGCAAGGTGCTGACCGGCGGTGTCGATGCCAATGCCCTGCAGCGCCCGAAGCGCTTCTTCGGCGCGGCGCGTAACATCGAGGAAGGCGGCTCGCTCTCGATCATCGCCACTGCGCTGATCGATACCGGCTCCAAGATGGACGAGGTCATCTTCGAAGAGTTCAAGGGCACCGGTAACAGCGAAATCGTGCTCGACCGCAAGGTCGCCGACAAGCGCATCTTCCCGGCGCTGGATGTCGGCAAGAGCGGCACCCGCAAGGAAGAGCTGCTGGTCCCGCAGAACACCCTCACCAAGATGTGGGTGCTGCGCCGGATCCTGATGCAGATGGGCACGGTCGACGCGATGCAGTTCCTGCTCGACAAGATGCGTGACGCCAAGTCGAACGAGGACTTCTTCGCCTCGATGAACCAGTAA
- a CDS encoding YjbE family putative metal transport protein (Members of this highly hydrophobic protein family,regularly are found preceded by the yybP-ykoY manganese riboswitch (see RF00080). A metal cation transport function is proposed.) has protein sequence MFEILLAAVAAAPAGFGGPADIWASIVKDFSNITEPAAFAAFLQVLMIDLVLAGDNAIVVGALAAGLPAEQRKKVILIGVLAALVLRIFFALIVTQLLQIVGLILIGGVLLLWVAWKMWRELRHTGESGGSPEISGDEHSGLRPAKSFAGAAWAVAVADVSMSLDNVLAVAGAARDHPGIMIVGLIFAVALMGLAANVIARYIERYRWIAYVGLAVILYVALKMIYDGWIDPQVGLGRLFG, from the coding sequence TTGTTCGAAATTCTTCTTGCCGCAGTGGCCGCCGCTCCCGCCGGCTTCGGCGGACCCGCCGACATTTGGGCGTCGATCGTCAAGGATTTCAGCAACATCACTGAGCCGGCGGCATTCGCCGCGTTCCTTCAGGTACTGATGATCGACCTCGTGCTGGCCGGGGACAATGCGATTGTGGTCGGCGCGCTCGCTGCCGGTCTTCCGGCCGAACAGCGTAAGAAGGTCATTCTGATCGGCGTCCTTGCCGCTCTCGTTCTGCGGATCTTCTTCGCCCTAATCGTGACCCAGCTGCTGCAGATCGTAGGCCTGATCCTGATCGGCGGCGTGTTGCTGCTGTGGGTGGCCTGGAAGATGTGGCGCGAGCTTCGTCACACGGGCGAGAGCGGTGGCAGCCCCGAAATCAGCGGTGACGAGCATAGCGGATTGCGTCCCGCCAAGAGCTTCGCCGGCGCGGCCTGGGCCGTCGCGGTCGCCGACGTTTCCATGAGCCTCGACAACGTGCTCGCAGTGGCTGGCGCTGCTCGCGATCATCCGGGGATCATGATCGTCGGCTTGATCTTCGCGGTGGCCCTGATGGGTCTCGCCGCAAATGTCATTGCCCGGTACATCGAGCGCTATCGCTGGATCGCCTATGTCGGCCTCGCTGTTATCCTCTACGTCGCGTTGAAGATGATTTACGACGGCTGGATCGACCCGCAGGTCGGGCTCGGACGCCTGTTCGGCTGA
- the mnmE gene encoding tRNA uridine-5-carboxymethylaminomethyl(34) synthesis GTPase MnmE produces the protein MTSDTIYALSSGALPAAIAIVRISGSLAEQATTRLAGNLPSPRQAGLRKLIGADGTPIDEALVLVFSAPHTATGEALVELHLHGGRAVVARLLRELSGIPGLREAEPGEFTRRALLNGRLDLTQAEGLADLLGAETEWQRRAAMDGAGGSIRRQVEDWRSRLILLSAQAEAAIDYVGDDDETALDLTHLVEQAGTLRTEWSRWLAQPPAELLQNGLKVVLAGPPNSGKSSLFNALVGSERAIVTAIPGTTRDVLEARLDFDGIPLILTDTAGLRSTDDAVERIGVKRAQQAQKGADLLLWLGDPASTPSGRSVLLIHARADERGPPPSGSIPTSVRTAGGSDELLNRLRETLRTLLPAADIALLNRRQRAALSKAEQALSAIRTHDIVIVADLLRQALSALDRLTGRTSTEDVLDGLFTRFCLGK, from the coding sequence GTGACCAGCGACACCATCTACGCACTATCAAGCGGCGCCCTGCCCGCCGCCATCGCCATCGTGCGGATCAGCGGCTCGCTGGCCGAGCAGGCTACGACAAGGCTGGCGGGAAATCTTCCGTCGCCTCGGCAGGCCGGCTTGCGAAAGCTCATCGGCGCAGATGGTACGCCCATCGACGAGGCGCTGGTGCTGGTCTTTTCTGCGCCCCACACCGCCACGGGAGAGGCGCTGGTCGAGCTCCACCTGCATGGCGGCCGCGCCGTGGTCGCCCGCCTGCTCCGGGAGCTTTCCGGCATCCCTGGACTGCGCGAGGCCGAGCCGGGCGAGTTCACCCGCCGTGCGCTTCTCAATGGGCGCCTCGACCTGACTCAGGCCGAGGGACTTGCCGACCTGCTCGGTGCCGAGACGGAATGGCAGCGCCGCGCTGCGATGGACGGTGCCGGAGGATCGATCCGGCGCCAGGTCGAGGATTGGCGAAGTCGACTCATCCTCCTTTCCGCCCAGGCCGAGGCGGCGATCGATTATGTCGGGGACGACGACGAAACTGCGCTTGATCTCACGCATTTGGTCGAACAGGCGGGGACGTTGCGAACAGAATGGTCGCGCTGGTTGGCGCAGCCTCCGGCGGAATTGCTTCAGAACGGCCTCAAGGTCGTGCTGGCGGGCCCTCCCAACAGTGGGAAATCGAGCCTCTTCAATGCCTTGGTGGGCTCCGAAAGGGCAATCGTCACGGCGATTCCGGGGACGACTCGCGACGTATTGGAAGCGCGGCTGGATTTCGATGGTATCCCGCTGATCCTGACCGATACCGCTGGCCTCCGCTCGACCGACGACGCGGTTGAGCGGATCGGCGTGAAGCGGGCCCAGCAGGCTCAAAAGGGAGCGGATCTCTTGCTGTGGCTCGGTGATCCCGCAAGCACTCCGTCGGGAAGATCCGTCCTTCTGATTCACGCGCGCGCTGATGAACGCGGCCCACCGCCTTCGGGAAGTATTCCTACTTCGGTGCGCACCGCCGGCGGTTCGGACGAGCTTCTGAATCGGTTGCGCGAGACACTTCGTACTCTCTTGCCAGCGGCCGATATTGCGTTGCTAAATCGCCGACAAAGGGCAGCTCTTAGTAAAGCGGAACAGGCCTTGTCGGCGATACGCACGCACGACATCGTGATCGTCGCAGACCTGCTCCGCCAAGCACTCTCCGCGTTAGATCGGCTGACCGGGCGAACCAGCACTGAAGACGTGCTTGACGGACTATTCACACGTTTCTGCCTTGGCAAATAA
- the mnmG gene encoding tRNA uridine-5-carboxymethylaminomethyl(34) synthesis enzyme MnmG, translating to MFDVVVIGAGHAGCEAAAASARSGARTALLSFQPQDAGQMSCNPSIGGVGKGHLVRELDVFDGLMARAADAAAIHRRMLNRSKGPAVWGPRVQADRALYRQAIEKLLADQAIERITGEAIALTIDADAVTGVQLADGTALSARAVVIATGTFLDARIFIGEESSAAGRAGERASLRLAQQVRELGLAARRLKTGTPPRLDGRTIDWAGLEEQPSDREVWAFSAHPDRLPGAPQLRCAITRTTSRTHDIIRAAEGRSPLYSGVIEGRGPRYCPSIEDKVRRFGDRDGHQIFLEPEGLGDPLVYPNGISTSMPRDVQQAFVRSIPGLERAEIVRLGYAVEYEHVDPRRLGSDLQTRALAGLFLAGQINGTTGYEEAAAQGLVAGLNAARFAGGTAPILFDRASSYIGVMIDDLTLQGVTEPYRMMTARAEFRLHLRADNAVTRLGEDALASGALSRARADAIGKHLEARSDPSFASTEEGEADAMYAPYIDRQRREWSAVERSRAVRIPHNFDFRSLAGLSAEMAERLETARPETLDQASRIPGITPAALTALYVGTARAAA from the coding sequence ATGTTTGATGTCGTGGTCATCGGGGCAGGCCATGCCGGGTGTGAAGCTGCTGCCGCCTCGGCTCGATCGGGCGCTCGCACGGCGCTCTTGAGCTTCCAACCCCAAGATGCCGGGCAGATGAGCTGCAATCCCTCCATTGGGGGCGTCGGCAAAGGGCATCTCGTTCGAGAGCTGGACGTCTTCGACGGCCTGATGGCGCGCGCTGCCGACGCCGCGGCAATACACCGCCGCATGCTCAATCGCAGCAAGGGCCCGGCGGTGTGGGGACCACGGGTGCAAGCCGACCGAGCGCTCTACCGGCAAGCAATCGAAAAGCTCCTCGCAGATCAGGCGATCGAGCGCATCACCGGGGAAGCGATCGCCCTCACGATCGATGCAGATGCGGTGACCGGGGTGCAGCTCGCTGACGGCACTGCGCTCTCTGCTCGCGCCGTCGTCATCGCCACCGGTACGTTTCTCGACGCCCGAATCTTCATCGGTGAGGAAAGCAGCGCGGCCGGGCGGGCGGGTGAGCGGGCAAGCCTTCGTCTCGCGCAGCAAGTGCGCGAGCTCGGGCTCGCCGCCAGGCGATTGAAGACCGGGACGCCGCCGCGCCTGGACGGGCGCACCATTGACTGGGCGGGGCTTGAAGAGCAACCCAGTGACCGGGAAGTATGGGCTTTCTCAGCTCATCCCGACCGGTTGCCCGGCGCCCCGCAACTTCGCTGCGCCATCACGCGGACGACCTCCCGCACTCATGACATCATCCGCGCTGCCGAGGGCCGTTCGCCGCTCTACTCGGGCGTGATCGAGGGGCGCGGCCCGCGCTATTGCCCGTCGATTGAGGACAAGGTGCGCCGGTTCGGCGATCGCGACGGTCATCAGATATTTCTCGAGCCGGAAGGCCTCGGCGATCCGCTGGTCTATCCGAACGGCATCTCGACTTCTATGCCGCGCGATGTCCAGCAGGCGTTTGTCCGCTCGATCCCGGGGCTAGAACGGGCTGAGATCGTTCGCCTTGGCTATGCCGTGGAGTATGAGCACGTCGATCCTCGTCGTCTCGGCAGCGACCTGCAGACGCGGGCGTTGGCTGGATTGTTCCTGGCCGGGCAGATCAATGGCACCACGGGTTACGAGGAAGCGGCTGCCCAGGGATTGGTGGCGGGTCTGAACGCGGCACGCTTTGCAGGGGGCACCGCCCCGATCCTGTTCGATCGTGCGAGCAGCTACATCGGCGTGATGATTGACGATCTGACCTTGCAGGGGGTGACCGAGCCGTATCGCATGATGACGGCGCGCGCGGAGTTTCGTCTGCACCTGCGCGCCGACAACGCGGTGACCCGGCTTGGCGAAGACGCGCTGGCCAGTGGCGCGCTGTCCCGTGCCCGTGCGGATGCGATCGGGAAGCATCTCGAGGCGCGGTCGGACCCGTCCTTCGCTTCGACCGAGGAGGGTGAGGCAGACGCCATGTACGCGCCCTATATCGATCGGCAGCGGCGCGAGTGGAGCGCGGTCGAGCGCAGCCGCGCGGTGCGCATTCCGCACAACTTCGACTTTCGCAGCTTGGCAGGACTTTCGGCCGAGATGGCGGAGCGATTGGAGACCGCGCGTCCCGAGACCCTCGATCAAGCGTCTCGGATTCCGGGCATCACCCCCGCGGCGCTAACGGCGCTTTACGTTGGCACTGCGCGCGCTGCAGCATGA
- the rsmG gene encoding 16S rRNA (guanine(527)-N(7))-methyltransferase RsmG, with product MQLQHFVELLLAENERQNLISKGSADAVWKRHIDDSLQLLDLAPAGANWLDIGSGPGLPGIVLAIAGARNVTLVEPRRLRTDFLERCRDALGLDNVTVITGKVEQINGNYEVITARAVASLDRLFAMAAPLLLPGGRWVLPKGRSAEKELEEARVTWHGEFRLVPSRTDPDARILLAQGVRRRARRG from the coding sequence GTGCAACTGCAGCATTTCGTCGAGCTATTGCTGGCGGAGAATGAGCGCCAGAACCTCATCAGCAAAGGCAGCGCAGATGCGGTCTGGAAACGTCATATCGACGATTCGCTGCAATTGCTCGACTTGGCGCCTGCCGGTGCCAATTGGCTGGATATCGGAAGCGGACCAGGCTTACCCGGCATCGTCCTTGCGATCGCAGGCGCGCGCAACGTGACTCTCGTCGAACCGCGACGTTTGCGAACCGATTTTCTCGAGCGTTGCCGTGACGCACTCGGGCTCGACAATGTTACCGTCATCACCGGCAAGGTCGAGCAGATCAATGGCAATTATGAGGTAATCACGGCGCGTGCCGTGGCATCGCTCGATCGCCTTTTCGCGATGGCGGCTCCCTTATTGCTACCAGGCGGACGATGGGTGCTGCCAAAGGGGCGAAGCGCGGAGAAGGAACTGGAAGAAGCGCGTGTCACGTGGCACGGTGAGTTCCGGCTGGTACCCAGCCGAACCGATCCCGATGCGCGCATTTTGCTGGCGCAAGGGGTCCGGCGAAGGGCGAGACGGGGATGA
- a CDS encoding ParA family protein codes for MIKVAIANQKGGVGKTTTAINLATGLAAMGWKVLLIDLDPQGNASTGLGIGAQQRTRSSYEVLIGSETVEASVLPTRVPRLDLLPATQDLSGAEVELVELERRTHRLADALEAAPARWDICLIDCPPSLGLLTVNALIAARHLIVPLQCEFFALEGLSQLLQTVERIRTRFNPELSILGVALTMFDRRNRLSAQVAEDVRACLGAAVFDTVVPRNVRLSEAPSHGLPALIYDLRCSGSAAYVGLARELMARLPALKEAA; via the coding sequence ATGATCAAGGTCGCGATTGCCAATCAGAAGGGCGGTGTGGGCAAGACCACGACCGCCATCAATCTGGCCACCGGCCTTGCCGCGATGGGCTGGAAAGTACTGCTGATCGACCTTGACCCACAGGGTAATGCCTCGACAGGGCTCGGGATTGGCGCCCAGCAACGCACGCGCTCCTCCTACGAGGTTCTGATCGGGTCCGAAACGGTCGAGGCTTCGGTCTTGCCGACCCGTGTGCCGCGGCTTGACCTGCTGCCCGCGACCCAGGACTTGTCCGGAGCCGAAGTCGAGCTCGTAGAGCTGGAACGGCGCACCCATCGCCTGGCTGACGCGCTGGAGGCGGCGCCGGCGCGCTGGGACATTTGCCTGATCGACTGCCCGCCCTCGCTTGGCCTCCTGACCGTCAACGCGCTGATCGCCGCGCGTCACCTCATCGTGCCGCTGCAGTGCGAATTCTTTGCGCTGGAGGGACTTAGCCAGCTGCTGCAGACGGTCGAGCGGATCCGCACCCGCTTCAACCCCGAGCTGTCGATCCTGGGTGTGGCACTGACCATGTTCGATCGCCGCAACCGCCTGTCGGCGCAGGTCGCCGAGGATGTTCGCGCCTGCCTCGGTGCGGCGGTGTTCGACACGGTGGTGCCGCGCAACGTGCGCCTGTCCGAGGCGCCCAGCCACGGCCTTCCCGCCCTTATCTACGATCTGCGCTGCTCGGGTTCGGCTGCCTATGTCGGCCTTGCCCGCGAGTTGATGGCACGACTTCCGGCACTGAAGGAGGCCGCATGA
- a CDS encoding ParB/RepB/Spo0J family partition protein, whose translation MNQQARGLGRGLSALLGDVAVAAPAGSAEGVRELEVALIKPNPRQPRRVFAEGPLAELAESIAARGVLQPILVRPGATAGHYEIVAGERRWRAAQRAQLHSIPAIVRSFDEAGTAEVALIENVQRADLGPLEEADAYAALVERFGHKPEEVGKLVGKSRSHVSNLLRLRDLPESVRAHLEAGTLTMGHARAIASSADAEQLAEQIVARGLSVRQAEALARKRRPGIGTDMARGSARLAAAARDADLLALERQLGDLLGLKVSIQHKGGAGQVAVAFSSLDQLDLICQRLSGEPI comes from the coding sequence ATGAACCAGCAGGCACGGGGTCTCGGCCGAGGCCTTTCCGCACTTCTCGGCGATGTCGCCGTCGCCGCACCCGCCGGTAGCGCCGAAGGGGTGCGCGAGCTCGAGGTCGCGCTGATCAAGCCCAACCCGCGCCAGCCGCGCCGGGTGTTCGCGGAAGGACCGCTGGCCGAACTGGCGGAGTCGATCGCCGCGCGCGGTGTACTCCAGCCGATCCTGGTACGACCAGGCGCGACCGCTGGGCACTATGAGATCGTGGCGGGGGAACGCCGCTGGCGTGCGGCCCAGCGTGCGCAACTGCACAGCATCCCTGCGATCGTCCGCAGCTTCGACGAGGCCGGGACCGCCGAGGTGGCGCTGATCGAGAATGTGCAGCGCGCCGATCTCGGGCCGCTGGAGGAAGCCGACGCTTATGCCGCGCTGGTCGAACGCTTTGGGCACAAGCCCGAGGAGGTCGGCAAGCTGGTCGGCAAGAGTCGCAGTCATGTCTCTAACCTGTTAAGATTGCGGGATCTTCCCGAAAGCGTCCGCGCTCATCTCGAGGCCGGGACGCTGACCATGGGCCATGCCCGCGCGATCGCTTCCTCGGCCGATGCCGAGCAATTGGCCGAGCAGATCGTCGCGCGCGGGCTGTCGGTGCGCCAGGCCGAAGCGCTGGCCCGCAAGCGCCGTCCGGGCATCGGCACCGACATGGCGCGGGGCAGTGCGCGGCTGGCGGCGGCAGCGCGCGACGCCGACCTGCTCGCGCTGGAGCGGCAATTGGGTGATCTGCTCGGCCTCAAGGTCTCGATCCAGCACAAGGGCGGTGCGGGTCAAGTGGCGGTTGCTTTCTCCAGCCTCGACCAGCTGGACCTGATCTGCCAGCGGCTGAGCGGCGAGCCGATCTAG